GCACGCTGAATTCAAAGCCCTAGGCCTAGAAATGATATTCTTTTTCGAATCGGAAGCCAAGGTGCTCAAAAGCCATGCGTTCCACATAGACGTCAACCCCATCCCACTCATCGCTGACCCAGAGAAGGTCTGGTACACAAAGTACGGCATAGAATCATCCGGCATGAAGTCTGCCATCAGTCACGCGACTACATTTTTTCAGACAGTCATACAAGCCAAAATGAAAGGACTACCTGTCCACATGATGGAAGGCAAAGAATCCATCAAAACGATCCCTGCCGAATTCCTCCTAGACGAAAAAGGCATGGTCAAAAAAGTACACTACGCCAAAAACTTGACCGACCGCATGAAACTCGAAACAATAGCCGAATTCGCCAACAGCTAAACCGCTGACAGCCCTACCCCATGCGAGGGTTTCTACTTGTCAACCGCCCAACCGCTTCGAAATAGCCTCGCAGTGGCACATTTGTACATACACTACAAAAAATGAAATAAAACAGCCCATAGGCTTACATACTATTGGTAGTAATATTTAGTTTCGTGCAAGTGATGGACTCAGATGAGTCCATCTATTTTCTATGAATCAGGAACCTGTAGTATGAACAAACATCTGTCACGCACTCTCCATTACGGATTGCTCCTTCTCCTCTCTAGTGTCTTTTATCAATGTCAATCTGACAAAAGCTCAGGTCAAACCGCTACCCAAGACACCCCCTCCACCTCCCTACTTACGGACA
The DNA window shown above is from Reichenbachiella sp. 5M10 and carries:
- a CDS encoding peroxiredoxin-like family protein — its product is MSESLTLTINTPSPNFDLIDIFDRRVNLKDYRGKKVLVAFFRHAGCPFCNIRVHRLQKRHAEFKALGLEMIFFFESEAKVLKSHAFHIDVNPIPLIADPEKVWYTKYGIESSGMKSAISHATTFFQTVIQAKMKGLPVHMMEGKESIKTIPAEFLLDEKGMVKKVHYAKNLTDRMKLETIAEFANS